The proteins below come from a single Shinella zoogloeoides genomic window:
- a CDS encoding mandelate racemase/muconate lactonizing enzyme family protein, with the protein MARIERVELKMVDLRPKVERTDAIQSFVSQETPLVTITDSDGAVGTGYSYTIGTGGSSVMRLLADHLAPRIIGRDADRIEAIWHELEFATHATTIGAITSIALAAIDTALWDLRARKQNLPLWKLAGGAKDRCPLYTTEGGWLHIPTEALVEDALDAKAKGFTGSKVKIGKSHGAEDYARLSAVRKAVGDGYEIMTDANQGFSVDEAIRRAERLRELDLGWIEEPLPADDIDGHVRLNRSTTTPIAVGESLYSIRHFREYMQKGACSIVQVDAGRIGGITPWLKVAHAAEAFDMPVCPHFLMELHVSLTCAVQNGKYVEYIPQLDDITTSRMTIENGMALAPMTPGLGIDWDRNAIRSRSIGEFEHEIREGI; encoded by the coding sequence ATGGCGAGGATCGAACGCGTCGAACTGAAAATGGTCGACCTTCGCCCGAAGGTCGAGCGCACGGACGCCATCCAGAGTTTCGTTTCCCAGGAAACGCCGCTCGTCACCATAACCGACAGCGATGGCGCGGTGGGCACCGGCTACAGCTACACGATCGGCACGGGCGGATCGTCCGTCATGCGCCTGCTGGCCGATCATCTCGCGCCGCGGATCATCGGCCGCGATGCCGACCGGATCGAGGCGATCTGGCATGAACTGGAATTCGCCACCCACGCCACCACCATCGGCGCGATCACCTCCATCGCGCTCGCCGCCATCGACACTGCGCTCTGGGACCTGCGGGCCCGCAAGCAGAACCTGCCGCTCTGGAAACTTGCCGGTGGAGCCAAGGACCGCTGCCCGCTCTACACGACCGAGGGCGGCTGGCTGCACATTCCGACGGAAGCGCTTGTCGAGGATGCGCTGGATGCAAAGGCGAAGGGCTTTACCGGCTCGAAGGTGAAGATCGGCAAGTCGCACGGCGCGGAGGACTATGCGCGCCTTTCCGCCGTGCGCAAGGCGGTGGGCGACGGCTACGAGATCATGACCGACGCCAACCAGGGCTTTTCCGTCGATGAGGCGATCCGCAGGGCCGAGCGCCTGCGCGAGCTCGATCTCGGCTGGATCGAGGAACCGCTGCCGGCCGACGATATCGACGGCCACGTCCGCCTCAACCGCTCGACCACGACCCCCATCGCCGTCGGGGAATCGCTCTATTCCATCCGCCATTTCCGCGAATACATGCAGAAGGGCGCCTGCTCGATCGTGCAGGTCGATGCCGGCCGCATCGGCGGCATCACGCCCTGGCTGAAGGTCGCCCATGCGGCGGAGGCCTTCGACATGCCGGTCTGCCCGCATTTCCTGATGGAACTGCATGTCAGCCTCACCTGCGCGGTGCAGAACGGCAAATATGTCGAATACATCCCGCAGCTCGACGACATCACCACCTCGCGCATGACCATCGAGAACGGCATGGCGCTCGCGCCCATGACGCCGGGCCTCGGCATCGACTGGGACCGGAACGCCATCCGCAGCCGCTCGATCGGCGAGTTCGAACACGAAATCCGCGAAGGGATCTAG
- a CDS encoding L-rhamnose mutarotase produces MQRIGMVIGLKPEKIAEYKRLHAAVWPDVLSMISACNIRNYSIFLKEPENLLFSFFEYHGEDYAADMAKMAADPKTQAWWAVCMPCQAPLETRKEGEWWASMEEVFFHA; encoded by the coding sequence ATGCAGCGCATCGGCATGGTGATCGGCCTGAAACCGGAGAAGATCGCGGAATACAAGCGCCTGCACGCCGCCGTCTGGCCGGACGTGCTGTCGATGATTTCCGCCTGCAACATCAGGAACTATTCCATCTTCCTGAAGGAGCCGGAAAACCTGCTGTTCTCCTTCTTCGAATATCACGGCGAGGATTATGCCGCCGACATGGCGAAGATGGCAGCCGACCCGAAGACACAGGCATGGTGGGCCGTCTGCATGCCCTGCCAGGCGCCACTGGAGACCCGGAAAGAGGGCGAGTGGTGGGCAAGCATGGAAGAGGTCTTCTTCCATGCTTGA
- a CDS encoding Gfo/Idh/MocA family protein — MSFDPTSLAQSWPLPARPRPIVIFGAGSIVGDAHYPAYRKGGFPIAGLYDPDHDKAKALADKWGVAAYRTVEEAISVENAIFDLATPPAAHAGVLSALPDGAATLIQKPMGADLAGATEILHICRKKKLKAAVNFQLRFAPMMLALKDAIAKGLLGEVVDFDVHLALDTPWQLWSFLEGLPRIEIAMHSIHYLDVIRQVLGDPDGVHARSIGHPNHHMAQTRTTAILDYGERARCALSINHDHKFGRRHQACEFRVSGTEGAAYLQLGVNLDYPRGEPDILEIHPKGGEGWVPVPLEGTWFPDAFVGRIANLQRFVSGEDDELVSSVEDAWMTMALVEAAYASSAAPATPLAARP; from the coding sequence ATGAGCTTTGATCCCACATCCCTCGCTCAATCCTGGCCGCTGCCGGCCAGGCCGCGCCCGATCGTCATCTTCGGGGCCGGGTCGATTGTCGGCGATGCGCATTATCCCGCCTATCGCAAGGGCGGTTTTCCGATTGCCGGCCTGTACGACCCCGATCACGACAAGGCGAAGGCGCTTGCCGACAAATGGGGCGTCGCCGCCTATCGAACGGTCGAGGAGGCGATCTCGGTGGAAAACGCCATCTTCGATCTTGCAACACCGCCGGCAGCCCATGCCGGGGTGCTTTCAGCCTTGCCGGATGGCGCGGCGACGCTGATCCAGAAGCCGATGGGGGCGGATCTTGCCGGCGCCACCGAGATCCTGCACATCTGCCGGAAGAAGAAACTCAAGGCCGCGGTCAACTTCCAGCTCCGCTTCGCGCCGATGATGCTGGCGCTGAAGGATGCCATCGCCAAGGGGCTGCTCGGCGAGGTCGTCGATTTCGACGTCCATCTGGCGCTCGACACGCCCTGGCAGCTCTGGTCCTTCCTCGAAGGCCTGCCGCGCATCGAGATCGCCATGCACTCGATCCACTATCTCGACGTGATCCGCCAGGTGCTGGGCGACCCAGATGGCGTGCATGCCAGGTCGATCGGCCATCCGAACCACCACATGGCGCAGACCCGCACCACGGCGATCCTCGACTATGGCGAGCGCGCCCGCTGCGCGCTGTCGATCAACCACGATCACAAGTTCGGCCGCAGGCATCAGGCCTGCGAGTTCCGCGTCTCGGGCACCGAAGGCGCGGCCTATCTCCAGCTCGGCGTCAATCTCGACTATCCGCGCGGCGAGCCGGACATTCTGGAAATTCACCCGAAGGGCGGCGAGGGATGGGTGCCGGTGCCGCTGGAAGGCACCTGGTTTCCGGATGCCTTCGTCGGCCGCATAGCGAACCTCCAGCGCTTCGTCTCGGGCGAGGACGATGAACTGGTCTCCTCGGTAGAGGACGCCTGGATGACGATGGCGCTTGTCGAGGCGGCCTATGCCTCCAGCGCCGCACCCGCAACGCCGCTTGCCGCGCGGCCGTAG
- a CDS encoding MaoC/PaaZ C-terminal domain-containing protein — translation MEQLRYFEDYQIGDGRKTTGRTITETDFVVHAGHTGDFFPHHMDAEFMKTQPFGQRIAHGTMVFSIGVGLTASVINPVAFSYGYDRMRFIKPVFIGDTIHTRVTITGKEDDPKRAGSGRVIERTEVVNQKGEVVLAADHIYVVERRPSA, via the coding sequence ATGGAGCAGCTCAGATATTTCGAGGACTACCAGATCGGGGACGGCCGCAAGACGACCGGCCGAACGATCACGGAGACCGATTTCGTCGTGCATGCCGGCCATACGGGCGATTTCTTCCCGCATCACATGGACGCGGAGTTCATGAAGACGCAACCCTTCGGCCAGCGCATCGCCCATGGCACCATGGTATTTTCCATCGGCGTCGGCCTGACGGCAAGCGTCATCAATCCGGTCGCCTTTTCCTATGGCTACGACCGCATGCGCTTTATCAAGCCCGTCTTCATTGGTGATACGATCCACACCCGCGTGACGATCACGGGCAAGGAGGACGATCCCAAGCGAGCGGGCTCCGGCCGCGTCATCGAGCGCACGGAAGTCGTCAACCAGAAGGGCGAGGTCGTTCTCGCCGCCGATCATATCTATGTCGTCGAGCGCCGCCCGAGCGCTTGA
- a CDS encoding SDR family oxidoreductase: protein MSRSLENKRVLLTAAGQGIGRASAIAFARAGAKVVATDINAEALNSLTGEGNIETCVLDVLSDEAVTRVVSATGPFDVLFNCAGFVHAGSILDMADKDLDFAFDLNVRAMVRTIRAVLPAMLERKDGTIINMASVASSVKGVPNRAAYTITKAAVVGLTKSVAADYVAQGIRCNCICPGTVESPSLQDRLRAQGDYEAARAAFIARQPIGRIGTPEEIADLAVYLAGANYTTGQAYAIDGGWTI from the coding sequence ATGTCCCGTTCCCTCGAAAACAAGCGCGTCCTCCTCACCGCCGCCGGCCAGGGCATCGGCCGGGCGAGCGCCATCGCCTTCGCCCGCGCCGGCGCGAAGGTCGTCGCGACCGACATCAACGCCGAGGCGCTGAACAGCCTTACCGGCGAAGGGAATATCGAGACCTGCGTCCTCGACGTCTTGAGCGACGAAGCGGTCACCCGCGTGGTTTCGGCGACCGGCCCGTTCGACGTGCTCTTCAACTGCGCCGGCTTCGTGCATGCCGGCTCGATCCTCGACATGGCGGACAAGGATCTCGACTTCGCCTTCGATCTCAACGTGCGCGCCATGGTGCGCACCATCCGGGCCGTCCTGCCCGCGATGCTGGAGAGGAAGGACGGCACGATCATCAACATGGCCTCGGTTGCCTCCAGCGTGAAGGGCGTGCCGAACCGCGCCGCCTACACTATCACCAAGGCAGCCGTCGTCGGCCTCACCAAGTCGGTCGCGGCCGACTATGTCGCGCAGGGCATCCGTTGCAACTGCATCTGCCCCGGCACGGTCGAAAGCCCCTCGCTGCAGGATCGCCTGCGCGCGCAGGGCGACTATGAGGCCGCGCGCGCCGCCTTCATCGCCCGCCAGCCTATCGGCCGCATCGGTACGCCCGAGGAGATCGCCGACCTCGCGGTCTACCTCGCGGGCGCCAACTACACGACGGGCCAGGCCTACGCCATCGATGGCGGCTGGACCATCTGA
- a CDS encoding L-fuconate dehydratase, with translation MTKITSLRSIDLRFPTSQSLDGSDAMNPDPDYSAAYVVLGTDRAGLEGHGLTFTIGRGNEICCAAIDAMRHLVVGLDLDWVRENPGRFWRHVTSDSQLRWIGPDKGAMHLATGAVVNAVWDLLAKEAGKPVWRLVADMTPEEILSIVDFRYLTDALTPEEALAILKKADAGKAERIATLEKEGYACYTTSAGWLGYDDEKLRRLCQEAVDQGFTHIKMKVGRDLEDDKRRLRIAREVIGDRYMMIDANQVWEVGQAIDWVEELKPYKPFFIEEPTSPDDIAGHKAIREAVHPVKVATGEMCQNRIVFKQMIAGGAIDIVQIDSCRMGGLNEVLAVLLMAAKYGLPVWPHAGGVGLCEYVQHLSMIDYVAISGTKEGRVIEYVDHLHEHFIDPCRIENAAYMPPSLPGFSIEMKPESIAAYTFA, from the coding sequence ATGACCAAGATCACCAGCCTCCGCTCGATCGACCTGCGCTTCCCCACTTCGCAAAGCCTCGACGGCTCGGATGCGATGAATCCCGACCCGGATTATTCGGCCGCCTATGTCGTGCTCGGCACGGACAGGGCGGGGCTGGAAGGCCATGGCCTGACCTTCACCATTGGCCGCGGCAACGAGATCTGCTGCGCGGCCATCGATGCGATGAGGCATCTGGTCGTCGGCCTCGATCTCGACTGGGTGCGCGAGAACCCCGGCCGCTTCTGGCGGCATGTGACGAGCGACAGCCAGTTGCGCTGGATCGGGCCGGACAAGGGGGCGATGCATCTTGCGACCGGCGCCGTGGTCAACGCGGTCTGGGACCTCTTGGCCAAGGAAGCGGGCAAGCCCGTCTGGCGGCTGGTCGCCGACATGACGCCGGAGGAAATCCTTTCCATCGTCGATTTCCGCTACCTGACGGACGCGCTGACGCCCGAGGAGGCGCTGGCCATTCTGAAGAAGGCGGACGCCGGCAAGGCGGAGCGTATCGCGACCCTCGAAAAGGAAGGTTACGCCTGCTACACGACCTCGGCCGGCTGGCTCGGCTATGACGACGAAAAGCTGCGCCGCCTCTGCCAGGAGGCCGTCGATCAGGGATTCACCCACATCAAGATGAAGGTCGGCCGCGACCTTGAAGACGACAAGCGCCGCCTCCGCATCGCCCGCGAGGTGATCGGCGACCGCTACATGATGATCGATGCCAACCAGGTCTGGGAGGTCGGGCAGGCGATCGACTGGGTGGAGGAACTGAAGCCCTACAAGCCGTTCTTCATTGAGGAGCCGACGAGCCCGGACGATATCGCCGGCCACAAGGCGATCCGCGAAGCCGTGCATCCGGTGAAGGTGGCGACCGGTGAGATGTGCCAGAACCGCATCGTCTTCAAGCAGATGATCGCCGGCGGCGCGATCGACATCGTGCAGATCGATTCATGCCGCATGGGCGGCCTCAACGAGGTGCTGGCCGTGCTGCTGATGGCGGCGAAATACGGCCTGCCCGTCTGGCCGCATGCCGGCGGCGTCGGCCTTTGCGAATATGTGCAGCACCTGTCGATGATCGACTACGTCGCCATATCGGGCACGAAGGAGGGCCGGGTGATCGAATATGTCGATCATCTGCACGAGCACTTCATCGACCCCTGCCGGATCGAGAACGCCGCCTATATGCCGCCCTCGCTGCCGGGCTTTTCCATCGAGATGAAGCCGGAATCAATTGCGGCCTACACTTTCGCTTAA
- a CDS encoding porin — MNQRHTVKTILGGTAAALCLMAGVQPAMAADAEPAEYVRVCDAYGQGFFYMPGTETCLKIGGYIRHEAAIGDDVYWGGSLGGLTSKTRATLRFDARSETELGTLRSNIETRFEYKASGTRSYVSEALIEIAGFSVGLADSLFANWTWAAGNVVYDDVIYYSGDRTAQVSYTYDFGNGFSAMIGAEEGTGSWEMETVDASGLARRDWYDLTVDSGLPHLIAGVKYEQDWGMLFGMAAYDSRYDAWAFKARVNLDVTDALSLFFMGSYQSDADRPNYYGSWYGDWVVWGGLSAKVSEKATVNSQIVYEEDGTWATALNVAYEVVPGFKITPELNYTAFRGFRGDDNLVGGVVRFQRSF; from the coding sequence ATGAACCAACGACACACCGTGAAGACGATCCTGGGCGGCACCGCCGCGGCGCTCTGCCTGATGGCCGGCGTGCAGCCGGCGATGGCGGCCGATGCCGAACCGGCCGAATATGTCCGCGTCTGCGACGCCTACGGGCAGGGCTTCTTCTACATGCCCGGCACGGAAACCTGCCTGAAGATCGGCGGCTACATCCGCCACGAGGCCGCCATCGGCGACGACGTCTACTGGGGTGGCTCGCTTGGCGGCCTGACCAGCAAGACACGGGCGACCTTGCGCTTCGACGCCCGCAGCGAAACGGAACTGGGAACGCTGCGCTCCAACATCGAGACGCGCTTCGAATACAAGGCCTCGGGCACGCGCAGCTACGTCTCCGAAGCGCTGATCGAGATCGCCGGCTTCTCGGTCGGCCTGGCCGATTCCCTCTTCGCGAACTGGACCTGGGCCGCCGGCAACGTCGTCTATGACGACGTGATCTACTATTCCGGCGACCGCACCGCGCAGGTAAGCTACACCTACGATTTCGGCAACGGCTTCTCCGCCATGATCGGGGCCGAGGAAGGCACCGGCTCCTGGGAGATGGAGACGGTCGACGCGAGCGGCCTCGCCCGCCGCGACTGGTACGACCTGACAGTGGACAGCGGCCTGCCGCACCTGATCGCCGGCGTCAAATACGAACAGGACTGGGGCATGCTCTTCGGCATGGCGGCCTACGATTCCCGCTACGACGCCTGGGCCTTCAAGGCACGCGTCAATCTCGACGTGACCGACGCGCTTTCGCTGTTCTTCATGGGCAGCTACCAGTCGGACGCCGACAGGCCGAACTATTACGGCAGCTGGTACGGCGACTGGGTCGTATGGGGCGGGCTTTCCGCCAAGGTGAGCGAGAAGGCGACGGTCAACAGCCAGATCGTCTACGAGGAGGACGGCACCTGGGCCACCGCCCTGAACGTCGCCTACGAGGTCGTCCCCGGCTTCAAGATCACCCCAGAGCTGAACTACACCGCCTTTCGCGGTTTCCGCGGCGACGACAACCTTGTCGGCGGCGTCGTCCGCTTCCAGAGAAGCTTCTGA